A region of Nitrospirae bacterium CG2_30_53_67 DNA encodes the following proteins:
- a CDS encoding exodeoxyribonuclease VII small subunit, which yields MAEKKFEEALSKLEHIVQKLEGEELSLEDSLKGFEDGIRLARFCNKKLNEAEKKIEILFRDDQGNERIEPFDLTGDHE from the coding sequence ATGGCGGAGAAGAAATTCGAAGAGGCCCTGTCCAAGCTTGAACATATTGTGCAAAAGCTTGAAGGGGAAGAACTCTCTCTGGAAGATTCCCTCAAGGGATTTGAGGATGGGATCCGCCTGGCCAGGTTCTGCAATAAAAAATTGAACGAGGCCGAGAAAAAAATTGAGATCCTGTTTCGTGATGATCAAGGAAACGAGAGGATCGAGCCCTTTGACCTCACAGGGGACCATGAATGA